The following are from one region of the Paenibacillus protaetiae genome:
- a CDS encoding Gfo/Idh/MocA family protein: MSQFRIVVAGCGGMSNTWVDYALTRTDAIIVGLVDIIPEAAKALAERKQLDCPVFTDLREAIRDTGANLVFDVSIPASHFSNAAAAMELGCDVFSEKPLAETIAQATGLVQLAKQYGRTHAVMQNRRFDPRIRSLRRLVDDGAVGTVGYVGADFFLGPHFGGFRDTMESPLLLDMAIHTFDQARLITGANPVSVYCHEFNPQGSWYAGNAMALCIFEMSDGSVFDYRGSWCAEGAPTSWEASWRVVGDKGTAIWDGQSFPYAEVVPAAGQEGKFLYEYERKEGDPIEMELTFHHGCLAHMFESLKAGQKPETDNSDNVYSMVMVLAALESARTGAKVNIASFMQG, encoded by the coding sequence ATGAGTCAATTTCGAATTGTTGTGGCAGGCTGCGGAGGCATGTCGAATACATGGGTCGACTATGCGCTAACCCGCACGGACGCCATCATTGTTGGACTTGTAGATATTATACCAGAAGCGGCGAAAGCGCTTGCAGAAAGAAAACAGCTGGACTGCCCCGTATTTACCGATCTCCGTGAAGCGATCCGGGACACCGGCGCCAATCTTGTGTTTGACGTATCTATTCCGGCCAGCCATTTCTCCAATGCTGCGGCTGCGATGGAGCTCGGCTGCGATGTATTCAGCGAAAAGCCGCTGGCGGAAACGATCGCTCAGGCGACCGGGCTGGTGCAGCTGGCCAAGCAGTACGGACGGACGCATGCGGTTATGCAAAACCGCCGGTTCGATCCGCGCATCCGCTCGCTGCGCCGGCTTGTAGACGATGGCGCCGTCGGCACTGTTGGGTATGTCGGCGCCGACTTTTTCCTCGGCCCGCATTTTGGCGGGTTCCGCGATACGATGGAAAGCCCGCTTCTGCTCGATATGGCTATCCATACGTTTGACCAGGCGAGGCTGATTACCGGCGCCAATCCGGTATCCGTTTACTGTCACGAATTTAATCCGCAAGGCTCGTGGTACGCAGGCAACGCGATGGCACTGTGCATCTTCGAGATGTCGGACGGCTCCGTCTTCGATTACCGGGGCTCCTGGTGCGCAGAAGGCGCGCCTACATCATGGGAAGCTTCCTGGCGGGTGGTTGGCGACAAAGGGACGGCCATCTGGGACGGCCAGTCGTTCCCTTACGCCGAAGTCGTTCCGGCTGCAGGGCAGGAAGGCAAATTCCTGTACGAATACGAGCGGAAGGAAGGCGATCCGATCGAAATGGAGCTTACATTCCACCACGGCTGCCTGGCCCATATGTTCGAATCGTTAAAAGCCGGACAAAAACCGGAAACCGACAACAGCGATAACGTATACAGCATGGTGATGGTGCTTGCCGCGCTCGAAAGCGCACGTACCGGCGCCAAAGTGAATATAGCTTCGTTTATGCAGGGCTAA
- a CDS encoding AraC family transcriptional regulator translates to MRHPNELWEDTRLEQKSYPIQLFRNASGNRQAGDNILYLHWHEHMEWIVLRQGKAVFYIDSRQVEANAGDVLFVPGGSLHVGYALEEGEVVYDSLVFNAALFNEWVHDPVYAQLAAPYVEGSLPFPAVLSAADDWEVRYQPALEDIVEELTRKEAGYQLIVKAKLYALIVMLARYCSGSQPSARQTEAYFMNRDRFKQLIGWIEQHFAEKLTVRQAAELMRLDPFHFCKQFKKMTGRTFIEYVNVCRANEAERLLLGSEATVGEIALRVGCDNANYFTKLYKQYKGITPSAARRRSR, encoded by the coding sequence ATGCGCCATCCGAATGAGTTATGGGAGGATACCCGGCTTGAGCAAAAGTCGTATCCGATTCAGCTGTTCCGCAACGCAAGCGGAAACAGGCAGGCCGGGGACAATATTCTTTATTTGCATTGGCATGAGCATATGGAATGGATTGTGCTGCGGCAGGGCAAGGCTGTTTTTTATATCGACAGCCGCCAGGTGGAAGCAAACGCCGGTGATGTGCTGTTTGTGCCCGGAGGCAGTCTGCATGTCGGTTATGCGCTGGAGGAAGGCGAAGTCGTCTATGACTCGCTTGTTTTTAACGCCGCTTTGTTTAATGAATGGGTGCATGATCCGGTTTACGCGCAGCTGGCGGCCCCTTATGTGGAGGGGAGCCTCCCGTTTCCGGCTGTCTTATCCGCAGCAGATGATTGGGAGGTGCGGTACCAGCCGGCTTTGGAAGATATTGTGGAGGAGCTGACCCGCAAGGAAGCGGGTTACCAGCTCATAGTCAAAGCGAAGCTGTATGCGCTTATCGTAATGCTGGCCCGTTATTGCAGCGGCAGCCAGCCTTCCGCCCGCCAGACGGAAGCCTACTTCATGAACCGCGACCGGTTCAAGCAGCTGATCGGCTGGATCGAGCAGCATTTTGCCGAGAAGCTGACGGTGCGCCAGGCGGCGGAGCTGATGAGGCTGGACCCGTTCCATTTTTGCAAGCAGTTTAAAAAGATGACCGGACGCACCTTTATCGAATACGTCAATGTGTGCCGGGCGAATGAAGCGGAACGGCTGCTGCTTGGCAGCGAAGCGACCGTCGGCGAAATCGCGCTCCGGGTCGGCTGTGATAACGCCAATTATTTTACGAAGCTGTACAAGCAGTACAAAGGCATAACGCCGTCCGCCGCCAGACGCCGCAGCCGGTAG
- a CDS encoding ABC transporter substrate-binding protein, with amino-acid sequence MHLIQTKKIHVLIAIIAAFALLLSACGNNAANNNSGANASSPAPSAAPSASSDAGTAGDAETVTYHADNGDVQVPKNPQRIVDLTAFYTGFFLAIGVKPVGVLQNAMDNPYFEGKLDGVQTLSDDATPEHVLALKPDLIIAYTGTEGLDKLAEIAPVVAVEYGKRPYRDQLLEFGKLTNKEAEAKAWVAQWDQKINDLKPKVQAAVGDKTVSILNPYAKGLYAFGTFYGRGGEIIYGEFGLKAPAEFQKEVIDSGTGWATISMEKLPQFAGDIVFTCPWSGDTSDPKVVYDSAIWKSLPAVKAGNVFQLNPKADTYNDPVSLESQLDFIANSLLSVK; translated from the coding sequence TTGCATTTAATCCAAACTAAAAAAATTCACGTACTTATTGCGATCATAGCAGCCTTTGCGTTGCTGTTAAGCGCATGCGGCAACAACGCGGCAAACAACAACTCGGGAGCTAACGCCTCCTCGCCGGCTCCGTCTGCGGCTCCTTCCGCTTCCAGCGATGCCGGAACAGCCGGCGACGCGGAAACGGTTACTTACCACGCCGACAACGGCGATGTGCAAGTGCCTAAAAACCCGCAGCGCATTGTGGACCTGACGGCATTTTACACCGGCTTCTTCCTGGCGATTGGCGTCAAGCCGGTTGGCGTGCTGCAAAACGCCATGGACAACCCTTATTTTGAAGGCAAGCTGGACGGGGTTCAGACGTTAAGCGATGATGCTACGCCGGAGCATGTCCTAGCATTGAAGCCTGACCTGATCATTGCCTATACCGGCACGGAAGGCTTGGACAAACTTGCGGAAATTGCGCCAGTTGTTGCCGTTGAATACGGCAAAAGGCCTTATCGGGATCAATTGCTTGAATTCGGCAAGCTGACGAATAAAGAAGCTGAAGCGAAAGCTTGGGTAGCGCAATGGGATCAAAAAATTAACGACCTGAAGCCAAAAGTGCAAGCCGCAGTCGGCGACAAAACCGTATCGATCCTGAACCCTTACGCAAAAGGCCTGTACGCCTTCGGCACATTCTACGGACGGGGCGGGGAAATTATTTACGGCGAGTTCGGTCTGAAAGCGCCGGCGGAATTCCAGAAGGAAGTAATCGACAGCGGCACCGGCTGGGCGACGATTTCGATGGAGAAGCTTCCGCAGTTTGCAGGCGACATTGTATTTACATGCCCTTGGTCGGGCGATACAAGCGATCCGAAGGTTGTCTATGACAGTGCGATCTGGAAAAGCCTCCCGGCCGTTAAAGCCGGCAACGTGTTCCAATTGAATCCGAAAGCCGATACGTACAACGATCCGGTATCGCTGGAATCGCAGCTTGATTTCATTGCAAACAGCCTGCTTTCCGTAAAATAA
- a CDS encoding diaminopimelate dehydrogenase codes for MIRVGIVGLGNLGKGVEMSLKQNPDMELVGVFTRRDPAGVTAGAPVYSISQLNDFAGKIDVMILCGGSATDLPEQGPVLAKLFNTVDSFDTHAKIPEYYAAVDAAAAQSNHVSIISTGWDPGLFSLNRLLAEAVLPEGNEYTFWGRGVSQGHSDAIRRVAGVKRGVQYTIPVEEAVNRVRGGENPELTTRQKHLRECFVVLEDGADAELVAQTIQNMPNYFSDYDTTVNFISEEEFTSTHTTMPHGGMVLRSGRTGESSTQIIEFGLKLDSNPEFTASVLVAYARAAARLAAKGDFGAKTVFDIPFGLLSPKAPDELRKNLL; via the coding sequence ATGATTCGTGTTGGTATTGTCGGTCTTGGGAATTTGGGCAAAGGGGTCGAAATGTCCCTCAAGCAAAATCCGGACATGGAGCTGGTAGGCGTATTTACACGCCGTGACCCTGCAGGCGTTACAGCCGGCGCCCCTGTATACTCTATTTCGCAATTGAATGATTTTGCAGGCAAAATCGATGTTATGATTTTGTGCGGCGGTTCTGCGACGGATCTGCCGGAGCAAGGTCCTGTATTGGCCAAGCTGTTTAATACGGTAGACAGCTTTGATACGCATGCCAAAATCCCTGAATATTACGCTGCGGTTGACGCGGCTGCTGCACAAAGCAATCATGTCAGCATTATTTCGACCGGCTGGGATCCGGGCTTGTTCTCCCTGAACCGCCTGCTTGCCGAAGCGGTATTGCCAGAAGGCAATGAATATACATTTTGGGGACGCGGCGTAAGCCAAGGCCACTCGGATGCGATTCGCCGCGTAGCCGGCGTGAAACGCGGCGTACAATATACGATTCCGGTTGAAGAAGCGGTGAACCGTGTTCGCGGCGGCGAAAATCCGGAGCTGACAACCCGCCAGAAACATCTCCGCGAATGCTTTGTGGTGCTGGAAGACGGCGCCGATGCGGAACTGGTTGCCCAAACGATCCAAAACATGCCGAACTACTTCTCCGACTATGACACAACTGTAAACTTCATTTCGGAAGAAGAGTTTACAAGCACGCATACGACGATGCCGCATGGCGGCATGGTGCTCCGCAGCGGACGCACGGGCGAATCGTCCACGCAAATTATTGAGTTTGGCTTGAAGCTGGACAGCAACCCGGAATTTACGGCTAGCGTGCTTGTTGCTTATGCAAGAGCGGCAGCCCGCCTTGCAGCGAAAGGCGACTTCGGCGCCAAAACGGTATTTGACATTCCGTTTGGCTTGCTTTCCCCGAAAGCGCCGGACGAGCTCCGCAAAAACCTGCTGTAA
- a CDS encoding helix-turn-helix transcriptional regulator, whose amino-acid sequence MQLAGIHTDSLILHHTVTGQPTAQYALHCHNFYEVFYFVAGEVSYLVEGTKYVPKPHSLLLIAPHVFHGVKIESAIPYERISLHFVPEFLPPENQSVLLSPFQAEQSPAGIYYEDAADSGMYAYFKQLMDARHAGEAIRDLSLRVRLEALLSQILMMSYSSQGAADCSVQSVSRIISYLNKHITEPITLDELSSRFYISKHHLNKLFRKATGTTVGNYVIHKRVVMAQNLMLQGQSASSAAAAAGFRDYSSFFRSYKKVAGHAPSEKQSPIRLQ is encoded by the coding sequence ATGCAGCTCGCAGGCATTCATACGGATTCATTAATCCTTCATCATACCGTAACCGGACAGCCGACAGCGCAATATGCGCTGCACTGCCACAACTTTTACGAAGTTTTTTATTTTGTCGCAGGCGAGGTCAGTTATCTCGTAGAAGGCACCAAATATGTGCCGAAGCCGCACAGCCTGCTGCTGATCGCGCCGCATGTGTTTCACGGCGTCAAAATCGAAAGCGCTATCCCTTATGAGCGGATTTCGCTTCATTTTGTCCCTGAATTTTTGCCGCCCGAAAATCAGTCCGTTCTGCTGTCGCCGTTTCAGGCGGAACAAAGTCCGGCCGGCATTTATTACGAAGACGCGGCGGACAGCGGAATGTACGCCTACTTCAAACAGCTGATGGATGCCCGCCATGCCGGCGAGGCTATCCGCGATCTTTCGCTCCGCGTCAGGCTTGAAGCATTACTGTCGCAAATTCTAATGATGAGCTATTCGTCGCAAGGCGCTGCCGATTGTTCCGTCCAATCCGTCTCCCGCATAATTTCCTACTTGAATAAACATATTACCGAGCCGATTACACTGGATGAGCTGTCCAGCCGGTTCTATATCAGCAAACATCACTTAAATAAATTGTTCCGGAAAGCGACCGGCACGACCGTAGGCAATTACGTGATCCATAAGCGGGTCGTCATGGCGCAAAATTTGATGCTGCAGGGCCAATCCGCCAGTTCCGCGGCAGCGGCTGCCGGCTTCCGGGACTACTCGTCGTTTTTCCGTTCCTACAAGAAAGTAGCCGGCCATGCGCCATCCGAGAAGCAATCGCCCATCCGGCTCCAGTAA
- a CDS encoding sugar phosphate isomerase/epimerase family protein yields MILGAQLYTVRAYLQTEKDIRRTLQKIAEMGYTSVQVSAMGSIQPATLRAICDELSLQIALTHTNADRIVNETEKVIEEHDILGCNYIGIGAMPDKYRGLDWYGYFAHDFREAAGKIAKAGKLFMYHNHNFEFEKIGGKRLIERLIEDFSPEEMGITLDTYWVQAAGADVCEWIGKLKDRLHCVHLKDMEVRGTAQLMAPVMEGNMNFPAIMKALEQTNAKYALVEQDVCQTSPFECLQTSYNNLAALGYR; encoded by the coding sequence ATGATTTTAGGCGCACAATTGTATACCGTTCGAGCTTATCTGCAAACGGAGAAGGATATCCGGCGTACGCTGCAAAAGATTGCAGAAATGGGCTATACATCGGTCCAAGTCTCGGCAATGGGCAGCATTCAGCCTGCGACGCTGCGGGCCATCTGCGATGAGCTGTCGCTGCAAATTGCACTCACGCATACGAATGCCGACCGGATTGTGAACGAGACGGAGAAGGTCATCGAAGAGCATGATATATTGGGCTGCAATTATATTGGCATCGGCGCTATGCCGGATAAATACCGGGGGCTGGACTGGTACGGCTATTTCGCGCACGATTTCCGGGAAGCGGCGGGCAAAATCGCCAAAGCCGGCAAGCTGTTTATGTACCATAACCATAACTTTGAGTTTGAGAAAATCGGCGGCAAACGGCTGATTGAACGGCTGATTGAAGATTTTTCGCCGGAAGAGATGGGCATTACGCTCGACACGTATTGGGTGCAGGCCGCAGGGGCGGATGTATGCGAATGGATCGGCAAGCTGAAGGACCGTCTCCATTGTGTTCACTTGAAGGATATGGAGGTGCGCGGGACGGCGCAGCTGATGGCGCCGGTGATGGAAGGCAACATGAATTTCCCGGCGATTATGAAAGCGCTTGAGCAAACGAATGCCAAATATGCGCTTGTCGAGCAGGATGTATGCCAAACTAGCCCGTTTGAATGCCTGCAAACCAGCTACAACAATCTGGCCGCGCTCGGTTACCGTTAA
- a CDS encoding Gfo/Idh/MocA family protein, giving the protein MAVLRMGIIGMGNMGSDHAKKLIRGIVPEVELTAVSEMDETRLEASKAYLPESVGLFASAESLMDSGLCDAVLIATPHYDHPRLAMLAFDKGLHVLCEKPAGVYTKQVREMNEKAQDSGVVFGMMFNQRTNPIYRKMHELVHSGELGAVKRVNWIITDWYRTQAYYDSGSWRATWAGEGGGVLINQCPHNIDLLQWICGMPAQVRAFCHEGKWHHIEVEDDVTAYMEFPNGATGVFITTTGDLPGTNRFEITLEMGKLVCENNTLTLHKLSQNEREYCFTSKDGFAKPEVDVSAVPAEGDNSQHMGVIASFAKAVLNGEPLIAGGEEGIRSLELSNAMHLSSWLGETVELPIDEELYLQELNKRIAGSNRKETEAVLFDTEGSFGS; this is encoded by the coding sequence ATGGCAGTATTGCGTATGGGCATTATCGGGATGGGCAATATGGGCTCTGATCATGCCAAAAAACTGATTCGCGGCATTGTACCGGAGGTAGAGCTGACGGCTGTATCAGAAATGGACGAGACCCGGCTGGAAGCTTCCAAAGCGTATTTGCCGGAATCCGTCGGTTTGTTCGCCAGTGCCGAGTCACTGATGGACAGCGGCTTGTGTGATGCGGTCCTGATCGCAACCCCGCATTACGATCATCCGCGTCTGGCTATGCTGGCGTTTGACAAAGGGCTGCATGTGCTGTGCGAGAAACCGGCCGGCGTCTATACGAAGCAGGTCCGGGAAATGAACGAGAAAGCGCAGGACAGCGGCGTTGTGTTCGGCATGATGTTTAACCAGCGGACCAACCCGATCTACCGCAAAATGCATGAGCTTGTGCACAGCGGAGAGCTGGGTGCGGTCAAACGGGTCAACTGGATCATTACGGACTGGTACCGGACGCAAGCCTATTACGATTCGGGCAGCTGGCGCGCCACCTGGGCAGGCGAAGGCGGCGGCGTACTCATTAACCAGTGCCCGCATAATATTGATCTGCTCCAGTGGATATGCGGCATGCCGGCGCAGGTCCGTGCCTTCTGCCATGAAGGGAAATGGCATCACATCGAAGTGGAAGACGATGTAACGGCCTACATGGAATTCCCGAACGGGGCAACAGGCGTATTCATTACTACGACCGGCGATCTGCCGGGCACGAACCGCTTCGAAATTACGCTGGAAATGGGCAAGCTCGTCTGCGAGAACAATACGTTAACGCTGCACAAGCTGAGCCAGAATGAACGCGAATATTGCTTTACGTCCAAGGACGGGTTTGCCAAACCGGAAGTGGACGTATCCGCCGTGCCGGCGGAAGGGGATAACAGCCAGCATATGGGCGTGATCGCCTCGTTTGCGAAAGCCGTCTTAAACGGTGAGCCGCTTATTGCAGGCGGAGAGGAGGGCATTCGCAGTCTGGAGCTGTCGAACGCCATGCATTTGTCGAGCTGGCTCGGCGAAACGGTGGAGCTGCCGATCGACGAGGAGCTGTACTTGCAGGAGCTGAATAAACGGATTGCAGGTTCCAATCGGAAAGAAACCGAAGCGGTACTGTTCGACACAGAAGGCAGTTTTGGTTCTTAA
- a CDS encoding AraC family transcriptional regulator, with translation MASSRRYQWLQFKGAWSALFWSYMAILLLLIVIGSLLYWRANDVVEHSVEQTNSAMLGQLREIADGQFQMIEQLEQQIANHPKLFQMMSTTSPVSDMEQYGMIEMADDLERYKLLTPFIYDFYIYLPKSGTMLGPGVKTTPQFLFDEVDRFDGMTSQDWVRQFDSGYHYRSFEPGMQVSGTWSETTDIIAYMQTLPMVDRSKRMATLFIMINDEQLRRMLDTLAEAGKGEIYILDSSDRIISSTSGKPETLPFKYADMQGDEGKLDAKLGVGDTVVSYAASGVYGWKYVLQVPRGVFLKEVNEVRNWALVLFLLAAFSGAVVSVYLAFRNYRPIRDLVSAVTGSGTALRSKQSPIEYEMIRTSIQSARLTESELRSKLSQQAPIIRLHFLSRLIRGHADPHELGQESLQFMGIQFVSDAFAVMLVNAEEMNVFQPGQDDKEWLFVNFVISNIASELANERHVAFTSELDQGSIGLLVNLQGTDEAEWQQDLASIETRLGQILCERFRMKLAIGTSFVVHDVQAIGEAFRDALKRLDESRKHQAADSGAPRVPETAPVYYYPLDIEQQLTNYVKSGEEEKTAQLLEALYADHADESGTGTPISSYFVMHLASTLFRIVQNTPKADASLANRLLILYPDGIRDQHEAFRQLKEDFLGVCLLWKEGRSDQGSRMLETIKRIVQERYSQNMLSVGLIADELGITQPYLSSFFKKATGQTIIEYIAKVRLREAKRLLAETDCTVAHIAGAVGYSNDIGFIRFFKKYEGITPGQYRANIQTEHQS, from the coding sequence ATGGCAAGCAGTAGACGGTATCAATGGCTTCAATTTAAAGGCGCATGGTCTGCTTTATTTTGGTCGTACATGGCCATTTTGCTGCTGCTCATTGTCATTGGAAGCTTGCTGTATTGGCGGGCTAACGATGTCGTAGAGCATTCCGTGGAGCAGACCAATTCGGCGATGCTTGGACAGCTGCGCGAGATTGCGGACGGCCAATTTCAAATGATTGAGCAGCTGGAGCAGCAAATTGCCAACCACCCGAAGCTATTTCAAATGATGAGTACGACGTCGCCGGTTTCCGACATGGAGCAATACGGCATGATCGAGATGGCGGACGATTTGGAAAGATATAAATTGTTAACGCCGTTTATTTACGATTTTTATATTTATTTGCCGAAATCCGGTACGATGCTGGGGCCGGGAGTCAAAACAACGCCGCAGTTTCTGTTCGATGAGGTTGACCGGTTTGACGGCATGACCTCGCAGGACTGGGTCCGCCAGTTCGACAGCGGTTACCATTACCGTTCTTTCGAGCCGGGCATGCAGGTAAGCGGCACCTGGAGCGAAACCACGGACATTATTGCCTACATGCAGACGCTGCCGATGGTGGACCGTTCGAAGCGGATGGCTACCTTATTTATTATGATTAACGATGAGCAGCTGCGCCGAATGCTGGACACCCTTGCCGAAGCAGGCAAAGGCGAAATCTACATATTGGACTCATCCGACCGGATCATCAGCTCGACATCAGGCAAGCCGGAGACGCTGCCTTTCAAGTATGCGGATATGCAAGGCGACGAAGGCAAACTGGACGCCAAGCTGGGCGTCGGGGATACGGTTGTTTCGTATGCGGCTTCAGGAGTGTACGGATGGAAATATGTGCTGCAGGTGCCGCGCGGCGTTTTTCTGAAGGAAGTTAATGAAGTCAGAAACTGGGCATTGGTTTTGTTTTTACTGGCAGCGTTTTCAGGGGCGGTCGTTTCAGTGTATCTCGCGTTCCGCAACTATCGGCCGATCCGCGATCTGGTGTCCGCCGTGACCGGCAGCGGGACTGCGCTGCGCAGCAAGCAAAGCCCTATCGAATATGAAATGATCCGGACGTCCATTCAGTCGGCCCGCTTGACGGAGTCGGAACTGCGTTCCAAGCTGTCGCAGCAGGCGCCGATTATCCGCCTTCATTTTTTAAGCCGGCTTATTCGCGGACATGCCGATCCGCATGAGCTGGGCCAGGAATCTTTGCAGTTTATGGGCATCCAATTTGTATCGGATGCTTTTGCCGTTATGCTGGTGAACGCAGAGGAGATGAACGTTTTCCAGCCGGGGCAGGACGATAAAGAATGGCTGTTTGTAAATTTCGTCATCTCCAATATTGCATCCGAACTTGCTAACGAGCGGCATGTCGCGTTTACATCCGAGCTGGATCAAGGCAGCATCGGGCTGCTGGTCAATCTCCAAGGGACGGATGAAGCGGAATGGCAGCAGGACCTGGCTTCCATCGAGACGCGGCTTGGCCAAATTTTGTGCGAACGGTTCCGGATGAAGCTGGCGATCGGCACAAGTTTTGTCGTGCATGATGTTCAGGCGATCGGCGAGGCGTTCCGGGACGCGCTGAAGCGGCTGGATGAAAGCCGCAAGCATCAGGCGGCGGACAGCGGCGCCCCCAGGGTGCCGGAGACGGCTCCGGTTTATTATTATCCGCTCGATATTGAACAGCAGCTGACCAATTACGTCAAATCGGGTGAAGAAGAGAAAACGGCGCAGCTTCTTGAAGCGCTTTATGCCGACCATGCGGATGAAAGCGGGACAGGCACGCCGATCAGCTCTTATTTTGTGATGCATCTGGCTTCTACACTGTTCCGCATCGTGCAAAATACGCCTAAAGCGGACGCCAGTCTTGCAAACCGGCTGTTGATCTTATATCCGGATGGTATCCGCGACCAGCATGAGGCGTTTCGCCAGCTGAAGGAAGATTTTCTTGGCGTGTGCCTGTTATGGAAGGAAGGGCGCAGCGACCAAGGCAGCCGGATGCTGGAGACGATCAAGCGTATCGTGCAGGAGCGTTACAGCCAGAACATGCTGAGCGTGGGGCTTATCGCCGATGAGCTGGGCATTACGCAGCCGTATTTATCCTCTTTTTTCAAGAAAGCAACCGGGCAGACCATTATTGAATATATCGCCAAAGTCCGGCTGCGGGAAGCCAAACGGCTGCTCGCCGAAACGGACTGCACAGTAGCGCATATCGCCGGAGCCGTCGGGTATTCCAACGATATCGGCTTTATCCGGTTTTTTAAAAAATACGAAGGCATTACGCCCGGACAATACCGGGCAAACATACAAACGGAACATCAATCTTAA
- a CDS encoding extracellular solute-binding protein: MKYTSKRTRSALVAAAALTVVLSACSSGSNGNGGEAPASPQQSAAAETPADGKIVSAPLTLTDFVQMSGNPAPGMKTFNDMAAYQETEKLTGIHIDFQHPTVGQEKNQFNLLMSSGEYPDIIEWGWNDYPGGGVGAMNAGVIIPLNDYIDKYAPNLSKLLADNPDIRKEISTDDGRIYAFPFLRSDPYLRTYQGIGIRKDWLDAVGLPVPSTIDEWHTVLQAFKDKDPNGNGKADEIPLLIAKDTLLNFSNVFLNAWGITGRFNLQDGKVVFGPTQPQYKQFLQTMHSWYEEGLIDRDYAGTDAKQKDAKWTSDVLGASELAVGGGIGKYTTAMTAKNPNFNLVGAPYPTLNKGDKPVLGQREPIFNGVGAAITKDNKHVVETVKWLDFKYGEQGHMLFNFGIEGKSYEMVDGYPKYTDEVMKNPDGLAFATAVGKYAVPFGGPFVQDKRYQEQNASLPQQKDALNTWMDVNNDDLLPPLTLTNEESARLAAIMTDVNTYRDEMFDKFVMGAEPLDNFDKFVKTIQGMGIQEALDIEQTAYDRYLKR; this comes from the coding sequence TTGAAGTACACCAGTAAACGAACACGGTCAGCTTTAGTCGCAGCTGCGGCGCTGACGGTCGTATTGTCCGCTTGCTCAAGCGGCAGCAATGGAAACGGCGGCGAAGCGCCGGCTTCCCCGCAGCAATCAGCGGCAGCCGAAACGCCGGCAGACGGCAAAATCGTATCCGCACCGCTTACACTTACCGATTTTGTCCAAATGTCGGGCAACCCGGCGCCGGGCATGAAAACATTTAACGATATGGCCGCTTATCAGGAAACGGAGAAGTTAACGGGCATCCATATCGACTTTCAGCATCCGACCGTCGGGCAGGAAAAAAATCAGTTCAACCTGCTGATGAGCTCCGGCGAGTACCCGGACATTATCGAATGGGGCTGGAACGATTATCCGGGCGGCGGCGTAGGCGCAATGAACGCAGGCGTTATTATTCCGCTAAATGATTACATCGACAAATATGCGCCTAACTTGTCCAAGCTGCTTGCGGACAATCCGGACATCCGGAAAGAAATTTCAACGGACGACGGGCGCATTTACGCGTTCCCGTTCTTGAGAAGCGACCCTTACTTGCGGACGTATCAGGGTATCGGTATCCGCAAGGATTGGCTCGATGCCGTGGGACTTCCTGTGCCTTCAACAATTGATGAATGGCATACCGTGCTTCAGGCGTTTAAGGATAAGGACCCGAACGGAAACGGCAAAGCCGATGAAATTCCGCTGCTTATTGCCAAAGATACGCTGCTCAACTTCAGCAACGTCTTTCTGAATGCATGGGGCATTACCGGCCGCTTTAATTTGCAGGACGGCAAAGTGGTGTTTGGTCCGACCCAGCCGCAATATAAACAGTTTTTGCAGACGATGCACAGCTGGTATGAAGAAGGGCTGATCGACCGTGATTATGCGGGTACCGACGCCAAGCAGAAAGACGCCAAATGGACCAGCGACGTGCTGGGCGCATCCGAGCTTGCGGTTGGCGGCGGCATCGGCAAATATACGACGGCCATGACGGCCAAAAATCCGAATTTCAATCTGGTAGGGGCTCCATATCCGACGTTAAACAAAGGCGACAAGCCGGTGCTTGGCCAGCGCGAGCCAATCTTTAACGGCGTAGGAGCTGCTATTACGAAAGACAACAAGCATGTAGTGGAAACGGTCAAATGGCTGGATTTCAAATACGGGGAACAGGGCCATATGCTGTTCAACTTCGGGATCGAAGGCAAAAGCTATGAAATGGTCGACGGCTATCCGAAATATACCGACGAAGTAATGAAAAATCCGGATGGCTTGGCATTCGCGACAGCAGTAGGCAAATATGCGGTGCCGTTTGGCGGGCCGTTCGTACAGGACAAGCGCTATCAGGAACAAAATGCATCGCTGCCGCAGCAAAAAGATGCGCTGAACACATGGATGGATGTAAACAACGATGATCTGCTGCCGCCGCTTACGCTTACGAATGAAGAATCGGCGCGGCTTGCGGCGATTATGACAGACGTCAATACGTACCGCGATGAAATGTTCGACAAGTTCGTAATGGGAGCCGAACCGCTCGATAACTTCGATAAATTCGTCAAGACGATTCAAGGCATGGGCATCCAGGAAGCGCTGGACATTGAACAAACCGCTTATGACCGCTATTTGAAACGGTAA